The following proteins are co-located in the Bacillus pumilus genome:
- a CDS encoding response regulator transcription factor, with amino-acid sequence MINIFIAEDQQMLLGALGSLLDLEDDMTVVGKGTNGQDAIDFAKKHPVDICLMDIEMPGKSGLDAAEELKESDVRIIILTTFARSGYFQRALKAGVSGYMLKDSPSEDLASAIRSVMKGKKVYAPELMEDLYSDENPLTEREKSVLELVADGKNTKEIAKELSIKSGTVRNYISIILDKLEVKNRIEAITRSKEKGWFK; translated from the coding sequence ATGATCAACATCTTTATCGCAGAAGATCAGCAAATGCTGCTTGGTGCACTCGGTTCACTACTTGATTTAGAAGACGATATGACGGTTGTTGGAAAAGGCACAAACGGCCAGGACGCCATTGATTTTGCTAAAAAACACCCCGTTGATATATGTTTAATGGATATTGAAATGCCAGGGAAATCTGGACTTGATGCAGCCGAAGAACTCAAGGAATCAGATGTGAGAATCATCATTTTAACGACCTTTGCCCGTTCTGGATATTTCCAAAGGGCGCTGAAAGCTGGCGTTAGCGGCTATATGCTGAAAGACAGCCCAAGTGAAGATCTGGCAAGTGCCATTCGCAGCGTGATGAAAGGAAAAAAGGTGTACGCCCCGGAATTGATGGAGGATTTATATAGTGACGAAAATCCTTTAACCGAACGAGAAAAATCCGTTCTTGAACTCGTCGCAGACGGCAAAAACACAAAAGAAATTGCAAAGGAACTCAGTATTAAAAGCGGCACTGTCCGGAACTACATTTCCATTATTTTAGATAAACTTGAAGTCAAAAACCGCATTGAGGCCATCACACGCTCTAAAGAAAAAGGCTGGTTTAAATAG
- a CDS encoding iron-hydroxamate ABC transporter substrate-binding protein, giving the protein MKKILFPLMLIFVLALSACGNSSNSSSNKGKQSTSDKITYQSENGPVKLPAHPKRVVVLGSYTGNVMSLGVNLVGVDSWSKKNPRFQKELKNVEEVSDENVEKIMKLKPDVIIGLSNTKNVEKLKKIAPTVLFTYNKVDYLQQHIEIGKVLNKEKEAKAWVKDFKERAAEAGKEIKAKIGEDATVSVFESGTKDLYVFGDAWGRGTEILYQEMKLKMPEKVKEKALKAGYYAVSQEVIPEFAGDYMIISKNSEMDNSYQNSEIYKSIPAVKKHRVFEANAEEFYFNDPLTLEYQLSFFKKHFLGK; this is encoded by the coding sequence ATGAAGAAAATATTGTTCCCTCTGATGCTCATCTTTGTACTTGCGTTGAGCGCATGTGGCAATAGCAGCAACTCTTCCTCAAATAAAGGAAAACAATCAACGTCAGACAAGATTACATATCAATCTGAAAATGGCCCTGTTAAGCTGCCAGCGCATCCAAAACGTGTCGTTGTTCTCGGCTCTTACACGGGCAATGTCATGTCACTTGGTGTGAACCTTGTTGGCGTTGACTCTTGGTCAAAAAAGAATCCACGCTTCCAAAAGGAATTAAAAAATGTGGAAGAAGTATCGGATGAAAATGTAGAAAAAATCATGAAGCTAAAGCCTGATGTCATCATTGGCTTAAGCAATACAAAAAATGTAGAGAAACTGAAAAAAATCGCACCAACGGTCTTGTTCACGTATAACAAAGTCGATTACCTTCAGCAGCACATTGAAATTGGAAAAGTATTAAACAAAGAAAAAGAAGCCAAAGCATGGGTGAAAGATTTCAAAGAACGCGCAGCTGAAGCTGGAAAAGAAATCAAAGCAAAGATCGGTGAAGATGCGACGGTTTCTGTATTTGAAAGCGGCACAAAAGATCTTTATGTGTTTGGAGATGCATGGGGTCGCGGTACAGAAATCCTCTATCAAGAAATGAAACTGAAAATGCCTGAGAAGGTTAAGGAAAAAGCGTTAAAAGCCGGGTACTATGCAGTTTCGCAAGAGGTCATCCCTGAATTTGCTGGAGACTATATGATCATTAGCAAAAACAGTGAAATGGACAATTCCTATCAAAACAGTGAAATCTACAAGTCCATTCCTGCCGTGAAAAAACATCGTGTGTTCGAAGCAAATGCGGAAGAATTTTACTTTAACGATCCACTCACACTTGAATATCAACTATCATTCTTTAAAAAGCATTTTTTAGGTAAATAA
- a CDS encoding response regulator transcription factor, giving the protein MFKILLIEDDTTLFQEIKERLVNWSYNVYGIHDFHQVMQEFTSIQPDLVIIDIQLPKYDGFHWCRMIRHHSNVPIIFLSSRDHPADMVMSMQLGADDFVQKPFHFDVLIAKVSAVLRRVHDYNAEPANLKVWCGATIDLEKNTVTNEHGEVELTKNELFILKELVQHKHHIVSRESLIQALWEDERFVSDNTLTVNVNRLRKKLDEISLGTFIETKVGQGYLAKEKDDQ; this is encoded by the coding sequence TTGTTTAAAATTTTGCTGATTGAGGACGATACAACCCTCTTCCAAGAAATCAAAGAACGCTTAGTTAACTGGTCCTATAATGTCTATGGGATTCACGATTTTCATCAGGTCATGCAGGAGTTTACTTCCATCCAGCCTGATCTAGTCATTATTGATATTCAGCTGCCAAAATACGATGGCTTTCATTGGTGCCGGATGATTCGGCATCATTCAAATGTTCCGATCATCTTTCTCTCATCTCGAGACCACCCTGCTGATATGGTCATGTCGATGCAGCTCGGTGCCGATGATTTTGTGCAGAAGCCCTTTCACTTTGACGTCCTCATCGCCAAAGTAAGTGCTGTTCTTCGCCGCGTGCATGATTATAATGCAGAACCGGCCAACTTAAAGGTTTGGTGCGGCGCTACCATTGACCTAGAAAAAAACACCGTGACAAATGAACACGGTGAGGTTGAATTAACGAAAAATGAATTATTTATTCTCAAGGAATTGGTTCAGCATAAACATCATATCGTCAGCCGGGAATCACTCATACAAGCGTTATGGGAGGATGAACGATTTGTGAGTGACAATACGCTGACTGTCAACGTCAATCGCCTCAGAAAAAAACTTGACGAGATCTCCCTTGGCACCTTCATTGAAACAAAAGTAGGGCAGGGTTATCTTGCAAAGGAAAAGGATGATCAATGA
- a CDS encoding sensor histidine kinase — protein sequence MLQAFLKERRSWILFFLSLQLLILFVAYLDTTIPMASLFYIVLLSTLLMIVFLFFRYRKETAYYERLKEWDENIDHQMLLAPSSPFEQLVHDATSEQIDRYRQMAAEQKIALEEEKDELLSWIHEVKTPLTAMHLMIDRLTEQPLKSNMTYEWLRIHLLLDAQLHQSRIRHIENDLFIEKLDLQSIIAKEIKALQSWCMQKGIGFELALEERGVLSDTKWLSFMIRQVLTNAVKYSHSSDIVIESRQINEQVVLSITDQGRGIDPRDVSRIFEKGFTSTRHHNDTASTGMGLYLTKKGADALHITIEVNSTIDQGTTFTLIFPKKNDFVHIASM from the coding sequence ATGCTGCAAGCATTTTTAAAAGAACGAAGAAGCTGGATTCTGTTCTTTCTTAGTTTGCAGCTTCTCATTCTTTTTGTTGCTTATTTGGATACGACCATTCCAATGGCTTCTCTTTTTTATATTGTGTTACTGTCTACGTTACTCATGATCGTCTTTCTCTTTTTCCGTTATCGAAAAGAAACGGCTTATTATGAAAGGCTGAAAGAATGGGACGAAAACATTGATCATCAAATGTTGCTCGCTCCCTCTTCCCCATTTGAACAGCTCGTACATGATGCGACGTCAGAGCAAATCGACCGCTACCGGCAGATGGCGGCAGAGCAGAAAATCGCCCTTGAAGAAGAAAAAGATGAACTGCTTTCATGGATACATGAGGTCAAAACACCGCTCACGGCGATGCACTTAATGATCGACCGATTAACAGAACAGCCGCTGAAATCAAATATGACGTACGAGTGGCTTAGAATTCATTTATTACTCGATGCCCAGCTGCACCAAAGCAGAATACGTCATATCGAAAATGATTTATTTATTGAAAAGCTGGATCTGCAAAGCATCATAGCGAAAGAAATCAAAGCCCTCCAATCATGGTGCATGCAAAAAGGAATTGGCTTTGAACTGGCGCTTGAAGAACGCGGCGTATTAAGTGATACAAAATGGTTATCCTTTATGATCAGACAAGTGCTGACAAACGCAGTCAAGTACAGCCATTCGTCTGATATTGTCATCGAAAGCAGACAAATAAATGAACAAGTTGTACTGTCAATCACAGATCAAGGCAGAGGAATTGACCCAAGAGACGTGTCTCGCATTTTTGAAAAGGGCTTCACCTCCACAAGACATCACAATGACACCGCCTCAACGGGAATGGGGCTCTATTTAACCAAAAAAGGAGCAGACGCTCTTCATATCACGATCGAGGTCAACTCCACTATAGATCAAGGTACAACCTTCACCTTGATCTTTCCGAAAAAGAATGATTTTGTTCATATTGCGAGCATGTAA
- a CDS encoding FtsW/RodA/SpoVE family cell cycle protein — MGLEKKFEKYIKDVCKRIKNKDVHSSIKLELSDHLYTLKEEAMNAGMPEEEAVDQALDQIGDAAIIGTQLHETHRTQMDFKTILLVLATCSFGLLVMYFLQFHSSFTNLQDMNIFYKSLVFYLFGLVVMFGLFAFDYRRLLKYSWHLYIGTLGTLLLTMFFGVRVDGILFLRISDVSINLTEMVPFLAAVSLAGIFHSWNWGNGFKSWLGVGIMALPILLISTIGSLPATIICIVMCITIMYVSSASVRQMIPLTAAGVLYLIVELFSLFQADMYPYSYTVHEFSSNGLHITPSAMSEVHTDWMFTYIIYSFGWFAGVTAFMLFVFFIYRVFHTAKRVQLAYGKMIMTGLGATFATKFILSIFTNFGLLALPGVSIPFMSYGGSHILLEMMAVGLLLGIYRRRQMGDVFHQEAGNIS, encoded by the coding sequence ATGGGATTAGAAAAAAAGTTCGAAAAGTATATAAAGGATGTATGTAAACGAATCAAAAATAAAGATGTACATTCGAGTATAAAGCTTGAGCTTAGCGATCATCTATATACGCTAAAAGAGGAAGCGATGAATGCTGGGATGCCTGAAGAAGAAGCGGTAGATCAAGCGCTGGATCAAATTGGAGATGCAGCCATTATCGGAACGCAGCTCCATGAAACACATAGAACCCAAATGGATTTTAAAACGATACTTCTTGTGTTAGCCACTTGTTCATTTGGACTGCTTGTGATGTACTTTTTGCAGTTTCATTCTAGTTTTACAAATCTTCAAGACATGAATATTTTTTATAAAAGTCTCGTTTTTTATTTATTTGGTCTTGTGGTTATGTTTGGTTTGTTTGCGTTCGATTATCGACGCTTATTGAAATACTCTTGGCATTTATACATAGGGACGCTCGGAACGCTGCTTCTTACGATGTTTTTTGGTGTAAGAGTGGACGGTATTCTCTTTTTAAGAATAAGTGATGTATCGATCAATCTGACTGAGATGGTGCCGTTTCTTGCGGCCGTTTCTTTAGCAGGTATTTTTCACTCTTGGAATTGGGGGAATGGTTTCAAATCTTGGCTCGGAGTAGGGATTATGGCTTTACCCATTCTTTTAATAAGTACGATTGGCTCGCTTCCTGCGACCATCATCTGTATCGTCATGTGCATAACGATTATGTATGTATCAAGTGCAAGCGTGAGGCAAATGATTCCGCTGACAGCAGCAGGTGTTTTATATCTTATTGTTGAATTATTTTCTCTGTTTCAAGCAGATATGTACCCTTACTCTTACACAGTTCATGAATTTAGTTCAAACGGGCTTCATATCACTCCGTCTGCAATGTCTGAGGTTCACACTGATTGGATGTTTACGTATATCATTTATTCATTCGGCTGGTTCGCAGGGGTGACTGCATTCATGTTGTTTGTCTTTTTTATTTACAGAGTATTTCATACAGCAAAACGAGTCCAATTGGCTTATGGGAAAATGATCATGACAGGCTTGGGAGCTACGTTTGCAACAAAATTTATCTTAAGTATCTTCACAAACTTTGGCTTATTGGCTTTACCTGGGGTGTCCATACCTTTCATGAGCTATGGGGGTTCTCATATTCTTCTAGAAATGATGGCTGTTGGCCTGCTCTTGGGTATTTATAGAAGGAGGCAGATGGGAGATGTTTTTCATCAAGAAGCGGGAAATATTTCATAA
- a CDS encoding PadR family transcriptional regulator, giving the protein MKVSKELLKGSTATLILSLLNEKPMYGYEMIKELEAKSEGIFSFKEGTIYPILHNLEGKELIVSYWGEGNGNRKRKYYKINEQGKAFIKEKKEEWNVFKDAVDGVLNGEKIVWD; this is encoded by the coding sequence ATGAAAGTGAGTAAAGAGCTTCTAAAGGGAAGTACAGCTACACTTATTTTAAGCTTATTAAATGAAAAACCGATGTATGGATATGAAATGATTAAAGAATTGGAGGCGAAGTCCGAAGGTATTTTTAGCTTTAAAGAGGGAACGATTTATCCCATTTTGCACAATTTGGAGGGGAAAGAATTGATTGTCTCTTACTGGGGCGAAGGAAATGGCAATCGGAAAAGAAAGTATTACAAAATAAATGAACAGGGCAAAGCATTTATAAAGGAAAAGAAAGAAGAATGGAACGTTTTCAAAGATGCAGTCGATGGCGTTCTGAACGGAGAGAAAATCGTATGGGATTAG
- a CDS encoding ABC transporter ATP-binding protein, with product MNILEARKLYKSYGNKFNKQEVLKGIDLTIEAGEFVSIMGPSGSGKTTLLNVLSSIDHVSSGSIRIADADMTQMKDQQLAEFRKKQLGFVFQDYNLLDTLTVKENILLPLSISKTPKKEAFERFQQLAEDMGIYELRDKYPNELSGGQKQRTSAVRAFIHEPSLIFADEPTGALDSKSASDLLNKLQDFNQKRKATIVMVTHDPVAASYSRRVIFIKDGQIYTQLNKGALERKMFFEDIMKTQGVLGGVKHEH from the coding sequence ATGAACATTTTAGAAGCGCGCAAGCTATATAAAAGCTACGGAAATAAATTCAACAAACAAGAGGTGCTTAAAGGCATTGATCTGACCATAGAAGCTGGAGAATTTGTCAGCATTATGGGACCATCAGGCTCGGGGAAAACAACCCTTCTGAACGTATTGTCATCTATCGACCATGTGTCCAGCGGATCGATTCGTATCGCAGATGCTGATATGACTCAAATGAAAGATCAACAGCTCGCTGAATTCAGAAAGAAACAGCTTGGCTTTGTCTTTCAGGATTATAACTTACTTGATACGCTCACGGTCAAAGAGAACATCCTTTTGCCATTATCGATCTCCAAAACACCTAAAAAAGAAGCTTTTGAACGTTTTCAACAGCTCGCTGAGGATATGGGGATTTATGAACTAAGAGACAAATATCCGAATGAACTATCTGGGGGACAAAAGCAGCGGACGTCGGCGGTTCGTGCCTTCATTCATGAGCCTAGTCTCATTTTCGCTGATGAACCAACTGGGGCACTCGATTCCAAATCTGCATCTGATTTACTCAACAAGCTGCAAGATTTTAATCAAAAACGAAAAGCGACCATTGTGATGGTCACACATGATCCTGTCGCCGCCAGCTATTCAAGACGAGTCATTTTTATCAAGGATGGACAGATCTATACACAGTTGAATAAAGGCGCTTTAGAGAGAAAGATGTTTTTCGAAGATATTATGAAAACGCAAGGTGTCTTAGGCGGTGTAAAGCATGAACATTAA
- a CDS encoding ABC transporter permease — MNINQLVFRNLKKNLKNYYLYVFALIFSVALYFSFVTLQYSPALDDVKGSIKGGASIKAASILLIAIVGIFLLYANSIFIKRRGKEIGLLQLIGMTKQKIARLLNAENFILYMIAMALGIIAGFIGSKLMLMVLFKVTGVNAIANLHFSGMALLQTLIVFLLIYVLILLRNRRFINKQTILSLFRTTSSTEQRVKKISVFEIIIGVFGIVLISSGYYISSQLFTGTYTSMLSLFLAMIYILGSVIIGTFLFYKGSVSFIANIVRKRKNGYLAIHEVLSLSSIMFRLKSNALLLTIITTVSALAIGLLSLSYISYYSAEKTAEQQIPAHFVMGSEKEAATFTRALSDKHIAYDKQQFKVIQADFDAKKIIDTELSSLNKNPEVLTLPVISEKNVPSIHVENNEVILSGYNDLLRKFMPIKSSGDVKLLIKKPINLKVIDMKKDHLISYRFTAGGLPVAVVSQSVFEQLDQNKDPKLQLENNQYIAINVNDEKHIEQANDVFTSLKLGDDSMSRLASTQQQKQTIGLMMFVVGFLGLSFLVTSGCILYFKQMNESEEEQSSYTILRKLGFTEKDLLKGIRLKQLFNFGIPLIIGLLHSYFAVQSGWFLFGGELWTPMLIVMSIYTVLYSVFGFLSVQYYKKVIKESL; from the coding sequence ATGAACATTAATCAGCTCGTCTTCCGAAACCTGAAGAAAAATTTGAAGAATTACTACTTATACGTGTTCGCTCTTATATTTAGTGTGGCGCTCTATTTTTCTTTTGTCACCTTGCAGTATTCACCAGCACTTGATGATGTGAAAGGGTCCATTAAAGGCGGTGCTTCGATTAAAGCCGCTTCGATCCTGCTCATTGCCATCGTCGGCATCTTCCTCTTATATGCGAATAGCATTTTCATTAAGCGCAGAGGGAAAGAAATCGGCCTCTTGCAGCTCATTGGGATGACCAAACAAAAAATTGCCAGACTGCTCAACGCAGAAAACTTTATCCTATACATGATCGCCATGGCTCTTGGCATAATCGCTGGATTTATCGGTTCAAAACTCATGCTGATGGTGTTATTTAAAGTGACCGGCGTGAACGCCATCGCCAATCTTCATTTTTCAGGCATGGCTCTTCTGCAAACGCTCATTGTCTTTCTATTGATTTATGTATTGATTCTGCTGAGAAATAGACGTTTTATTAACAAGCAGACGATTTTATCTTTGTTTAGAACAACGTCTTCTACAGAGCAGCGCGTAAAAAAAATCTCTGTGTTTGAAATCATCATTGGGGTTTTCGGTATTGTCTTGATCAGCTCAGGCTATTACATTTCTTCTCAGCTTTTTACTGGCACATACACGTCAATGCTTTCGTTATTTTTAGCCATGATTTATATTCTAGGCTCTGTCATAATCGGTACCTTTCTTTTTTATAAAGGCTCTGTTTCGTTCATTGCCAATATCGTACGTAAAAGAAAGAATGGCTACCTAGCCATTCATGAAGTCTTGTCTCTGTCATCCATTATGTTCCGGCTAAAATCAAATGCACTGCTTTTAACGATTATTACAACCGTATCTGCACTTGCGATCGGTTTGTTATCCCTTAGCTACATTTCCTATTACTCAGCAGAAAAAACCGCTGAACAACAAATTCCAGCTCATTTCGTCATGGGCTCAGAGAAGGAAGCAGCCACCTTCACTCGTGCACTTTCTGACAAACATATTGCTTATGACAAGCAACAGTTCAAGGTCATTCAAGCTGATTTTGATGCAAAAAAGATCATTGATACAGAGTTAAGCAGTTTGAATAAGAACCCAGAAGTATTGACACTACCTGTGATCAGTGAGAAGAACGTACCAAGCATTCATGTGGAGAACAACGAAGTCATCTTAAGCGGCTACAATGATTTATTGAGAAAATTCATGCCGATTAAAAGTTCAGGTGATGTGAAACTTCTAATAAAGAAACCAATTAATTTAAAAGTGATTGATATGAAGAAAGATCACTTAATCTCTTACCGGTTCACTGCTGGCGGCCTGCCTGTTGCCGTTGTTAGTCAAAGCGTCTTTGAACAGCTGGATCAAAACAAGGATCCTAAGCTTCAGCTTGAGAATAACCAATATATTGCGATCAATGTAAATGATGAGAAACATATTGAACAAGCCAATGACGTCTTTACTTCTTTAAAACTGGGCGATGACAGCATGTCTCGATTAGCTTCAACTCAGCAGCAAAAACAAACAATAGGATTGATGATGTTTGTGGTCGGATTCTTAGGTCTAAGCTTCCTTGTCACATCAGGCTGTATTTTATACTTCAAACAAATGAATGAAAGTGAAGAAGAACAAAGCTCGTACACGATCTTACGTAAGCTTGGCTTTACTGAAAAAGATCTATTAAAAGGCATTCGGCTCAAACAGCTATTTAACTTTGGGATTCCGCTCATCATCGGATTGCTGCACAGCTACTTTGCTGTACAGTCAGGCTGGTTTTTATTCGGCGGTGAACTGTGGACACCAATGCTCATCGTCATGTCGATTTATACCGTTTTGTATTCAGTCTTCGGATTCCTGTCAGTTCAGTATTATAAAAAAGTCATTAAAGAATCCTTGTAA
- a CDS encoding amidohydrolase family protein, which produces MKKTLFKDAALITLDPSLDFLEKGDLLIEGAHILEVAPSIDASDADIVDASDMVIMPGLVDTHRHVWQSVIRGIGTDWSLQTYLSKIYYGNYGAMRRPSDDRIANYLGALEALDAGVTTFLDWTMINSMDHTDELIGGLKDAGIRAVFAFGTSGDAEYWDRESTLTNMEDAARVKKAHFQSTDQLLTMGLAIRGPEFSSWETSVFEIETARSLDALCSMHIGFGNWGAGDRSIERLHKAGLLGPDLNMVHINAIDADQMKMLADSGSSISITPEIEMMMGHGYPVTGLAIEQGVLPTLGVDVVTATGGDLFAQMKFGLQAERAIQNQSLLMEGTMPGPELGLSAHQMLEAATINGARALQLDHKIGSLSPGKEADFILIDRTSMNLLPMTDPAGAVVQTAHPSNVDSVYVAGKAVKQNGKLVGVNLEEVKRKAYAARDHILSHKFESTPS; this is translated from the coding sequence ATGAAGAAAACATTGTTTAAAGATGCAGCTCTCATAACACTTGATCCATCTTTAGATTTTCTAGAAAAGGGAGATCTACTAATTGAAGGGGCGCATATTTTAGAAGTCGCACCTTCGATTGACGCAAGTGATGCAGACATTGTCGATGCATCCGATATGGTCATCATGCCAGGGCTTGTGGATACCCATCGTCATGTGTGGCAGTCTGTCATCCGGGGCATAGGGACAGATTGGTCTTTGCAGACGTATTTGAGCAAAATATATTATGGCAACTATGGGGCGATGAGACGTCCATCAGACGATCGAATCGCCAATTATTTAGGGGCATTAGAGGCTTTAGATGCAGGGGTGACCACATTTTTAGACTGGACGATGATTAATTCAATGGATCATACAGATGAGCTCATTGGAGGATTAAAAGATGCGGGCATTCGGGCTGTTTTTGCTTTTGGTACCTCTGGAGATGCTGAATATTGGGATAGGGAGAGCACACTCACCAATATGGAAGACGCAGCCCGCGTGAAAAAAGCACATTTCCAATCAACAGATCAGCTGCTGACGATGGGACTTGCGATTCGTGGACCTGAGTTTTCCTCATGGGAAACCTCGGTATTTGAAATCGAAACAGCAAGGTCTCTAGATGCACTATGCAGTATGCACATCGGTTTTGGTAATTGGGGAGCGGGGGATCGTTCGATTGAGCGGCTTCATAAAGCAGGGTTACTAGGACCGGATCTGAACATGGTGCATATCAATGCAATTGATGCGGATCAAATGAAAATGCTGGCAGACAGTGGAAGCTCAATCTCTATTACACCTGAAATTGAAATGATGATGGGGCACGGTTATCCCGTGACAGGACTTGCGATTGAACAAGGCGTTCTTCCAACGCTTGGTGTAGATGTGGTAACAGCGACTGGCGGAGATTTGTTTGCACAAATGAAATTCGGGCTTCAGGCAGAGCGGGCGATCCAAAATCAATCTTTATTGATGGAGGGGACGATGCCAGGACCTGAACTTGGGCTCTCTGCTCATCAAATGCTTGAAGCTGCGACGATAAACGGAGCACGTGCCTTGCAGCTTGATCATAAAATTGGGTCACTCTCACCTGGGAAAGAAGCTGATTTCATCCTGATTGATCGGACAAGCATGAATCTTCTGCCAATGACAGATCCAGCTGGAGCAGTTGTCCAAACGGCACATCCTTCAAATGTTGATTCTGTCTATGTTGCTGGAAAAGCAGTGAAGCAAAACGGGAAACTTGTCGGTGTGAACCTAGAAGAGGTGAAACGAAAAGCTTATGCGGCAAGAGACCATATTTTATCGCATAAGTTTGAATCAACACCATCCTAA
- a CDS encoding NAD(P)H-dependent oxidoreductase, whose translation MNVLIIYTHPHHNSLNGAFLKEIVKGSEENSKVHEVRIIDLYQEEFDPVLIFNEEKKRRDMHKDPDIQVYQEKIKWADKIVFVYPIWWGRPPAMLLGFIDRMFAANFAYRQTGGLLPEGLLKGKSAVCVSTMQGPANYPFFFLQNAHKMLMKRALLQYVGIKPVKFFEFGMMESPKGKHDIKIKRIYNYFRKMSS comes from the coding sequence ATGAATGTTCTCATTATTTATACTCACCCTCATCACAATAGTTTGAATGGTGCTTTTTTGAAAGAAATCGTCAAAGGCAGTGAAGAAAATTCAAAGGTTCATGAAGTGAGGATCATTGATTTATATCAAGAAGAATTTGATCCTGTTCTTATTTTTAATGAAGAGAAAAAAAGGCGTGATATGCATAAGGATCCTGACATTCAGGTGTATCAGGAAAAGATCAAATGGGCGGACAAAATCGTGTTCGTTTATCCGATTTGGTGGGGGCGGCCGCCAGCCATGCTGCTTGGCTTTATCGATCGCATGTTTGCGGCGAATTTCGCCTATCGTCAAACAGGAGGGCTGCTTCCAGAAGGGTTGTTAAAAGGAAAAAGCGCTGTTTGTGTATCAACTATGCAAGGGCCGGCAAATTATCCATTCTTCTTTTTGCAAAATGCTCACAAGATGTTAATGAAACGAGCCCTGTTACAATATGTCGGAATCAAACCTGTGAAGTTCTTTGAATTTGGCATGATGGAAAGTCCAAAAGGCAAACATGACATCAAGATAAAACGGATATACAACTATTTTCGAAAAATGAGCTCGTAA
- a CDS encoding MarR family winged helix-turn-helix transcriptional regulator, whose protein sequence is MKNPHFFKEFVAFASTFSERKHDLMSKVKPSDLTTLQYLILEQLAVSEPLTPSQIADCQHMSLPNVSRELKKLHEKQFIDRQEDQDDKRKHVIMLSEKGRACMNEAFQHIESMLIGSLSSSDIEQMDDIVQALRLLNQTIFKK, encoded by the coding sequence ATGAAAAATCCACATTTCTTCAAGGAATTCGTAGCATTTGCTTCTACTTTTTCTGAGCGAAAACATGACCTGATGAGCAAGGTGAAACCATCTGACTTAACAACCTTACAATATTTGATTCTAGAGCAGCTAGCTGTCAGTGAGCCGCTTACACCTAGTCAAATCGCTGATTGCCAGCACATGTCTCTACCAAATGTCAGCAGAGAACTGAAGAAACTTCACGAAAAACAATTCATCGATAGACAAGAAGATCAAGATGACAAACGAAAGCATGTGATTATGCTTTCTGAAAAAGGCCGAGCCTGTATGAACGAAGCATTTCAGCATATTGAATCAATGCTAATTGGCAGCCTATCTTCCTCAGACATAGAACAAATGGATGACATC